The segment CCAGTTGGGCGTCGATGTTGTCCGTGGCGAAAGCCACATGGTGGATGCCGCCATGCGGATTTTTTTCGAGAAATTTCGCGATCGGGCTTTCAGGGGACGTCGGTTCGAGCAGTTCGAGGTGAACCTCGCCGACGTGGAAGAATGCCGTGCGCACTTTCTGGCTGGGCACCTCCTCCGTGTGCTCGCATTTCAAGCCCAGCACTTTTTCGTAGTAAGGAATGGATTCTTCCAGCGAACGCACCGCAATGCCGAGGTGGTCAATGCGCTGCAACATGCGCTTATGTTCTCCGACAAGACGCCGCAGCGCAAGAATTAGTTCCGCTAATACTTTGCAGAATTGTTTTGTTGTTTGCGCTTTGCTCGCCTAGTTTCCGCGGTCCGCTCCGGCGGCGCGCAATATAAACCAAACACAAACGTCCAATGAAAAATTCCCTTTCTTATCTGCTGATTTCCAACGAGGCCCTGCAGCGAGGCTGGGCCGGCTGGATTCTCGCGGGCACGGTGGCGCGCACGGGCGGACTCGATCTCGTGTGGGCCGGCATGGTGGAAAGTGCCGGCCGACGCTGCGGTCTTTTCGTTTTCCGCGGCGAGGATGCCGTGGCGAAAATTTCTTCCGCGGTCGGCTCCTCTTC is part of the Chthoniobacterales bacterium genome and harbors:
- the mce gene encoding methylmalonyl-CoA epimerase; the encoded protein is MLQRIDHLGIAVRSLEESIPYYEKVLGLKCEHTEEVPSQKVRTAFFHVGEVHLELLEPTSPESPIAKFLEKNPHGGIHHVAFATDNIDAQLAQAKGAGCQLIHEKPFEGAANKLVAFLHPKSTQGVLTEFCAPLAPHN